Part of the SAR324 cluster bacterium genome is shown below.
GACCGTTACGCAATTGAAGGACTATTGCAGGGAGTTGCGAAGCTGCAACGAACTGGAGGATACTGGCTCCAGCAAATGCAAAACGGAAGTGTACAGCACTACGCCACCGTCTTTACTGTCAGTACCTTCCTATTGCTGCTATGGAGTCAACTCTGAAGAATAGAGTTGACTTCTCAAAAAGAATCAAAGATAAATAAAAGTTTACTTGCTAGCAGAACGGAAAACAAACCGTTACCCCCCACCAGTTCTTGCAGGTTCCTCAATCCTGCATTCTGCAACCAGTTCGCCCGTTAACAAGGAGGTCCAGCTGTGCAAAGCGCGGCCCGTGTCCAATTGTCTTCAACGCCTCCTCTATTCCATCGGACCCCATGCATAGTCTCTCCCAAATACAGCACCGACCTATCTACTCTGCTGGCCTGTGTTCCTTTTGCTGAAGTCACCTCTGTGACTCAGTCAACTCTTTAACCCAGGAAAAGCTTCATGTCTGTCACGCTGAGCAACCGACACCGTATCCGGCGTTCTTTTGGGCAGATCAATCCGCCCATTGAAATTCCAAATTTGCTGAAGATCCAACTGGATTCCTTCGAGCGTTTTCTACAGCGCAATGTTGCCCCTGAGCAACGAGACAAACGGCGCGGCCTCGAAGCGGTCTTCCGCTCGGTGTTCCCGATCTCTGACTACAGCAATTCTTCGACACTGGAATATGTCCAGTATCGTTTGGGCGAGCCCAAGCACACTGTGGAGGAGTGTCGGGTTCGGGGTGTGACCTATGCCTGTCCAATTCGGGTGGCTTTGCGCCTGATTGTCTGGGAGAAAGAAGAAGGTGCAGAGGAAGTTAAGCAGATCAGAGACATCAAGGAACAAGACATCTACCTAGGTGAAATTCCGCTGATGACCCCAACTGGATCCTTCATTATCAATGGGACAGAGCGTGTGATCGTCAGCCAAATGCACAAGAGTCCGGGGGTTTTCTTCGGACACGATAAAGGCAAAGGTCACTCAAGTGGTAAGTTGCTTTACAACGCTCGCTTGATTCCGCAGCGAGGCTCATGGTTAGACTTTGAATTTGATGCTAAGGATCTGCTCTATTCCCGCATCGACCGTCGCCGTAAGTTCCCTGCAACTGTGCTACTGCGAGCACTGGGCTACACTGACGAACAGCTACTGGAGTTGTTCTATCCCGCAGAGACTTTAGATCTCAGCGCCTGCGAAAACCTAGAAACTCCGGTTGAGGAACAAACCTTCTATCGTCTGGTTGACGAGCAGGTCACACTGGACCAAAAAGCAACACAGGACATTCTTAGTGAATCGGGTGAGGTTCTGGTTCGAGCGAACCAGCGTATTCATCGCCGCAACCTCAATCGGTTGATGAAAGCTGGAGTGAATCGATTGGAGACAAACTTCAACGAGATTCGTGGGCGGTTCCTAGCTCGTGATGTCTATGCTGATGATCAGAAAATTGCTGAATGCAACAGTATGGTAACCGGAGAGCTCATCAAACGTCTTCTGGAGAAGGACGTCCAGCAGGTTTCGCTGCTCTATATCTCACCACCAACTACAGCCGGTCCTAGCTTCCGAGATACTCTGGAACTGGATCGATCCATCTCTCCGGAGCAGTCACTGATTGAACTTTATAAGAAGATGAAGCCAGGAGACCCTCCGACTCTGGATGCAGCGCAAAATATGCTGCAGAATTTCTTCTTCAGCGAAGATCGCTACAGCCTTTCACCGGTTGGTCGACTCAAAATCAATGAGAAACTGAGAGTAGAAGAGCCTCTCGATAAGGTCGTCTTGACTCGCCAGGACATTCTGGAATCTGTGAAGTATCTATTGCTGCTTCGTGAAGGCAATGCCCGCACTTTAATTGATGACATTGACCACCTTGGTAACCGTCGGGTTCGCAGTGTTGGAGAATTGCTGGAGACCCAGTTCCGGATTGGACTGATCCGGATGGAGCGGACGATCAAGGAGCGAATGTCCCTGCAGGATGCCGAGACGATGATGTTGCACGATATTGTCAACGCTAAGCCAGTTGCCGGGGCCATTCACGAGTTCTTTGGTAGCAGTCAGCTATCGCAGTTCATGGACCAAACCAATCCTCTGTCGGAAATCACGCACAAGCGCCGACTCAGTGCACTGGGTCCAGGTGGTTTGACCCGTGAGCGTGCCGGTTTCGACGTGCGTGACGTGCACTCCTCCCACTACGGACGGATCTGCCCGATCGAAACACCAGAAGGGCCAAACATCGGGTTGATTGCATCTTTAGCCACCTATGCTCAGGTCAACTCCTATGGATTCCTGGAAACTCCTTATCGTAAAGTAGAGCAGGGTAAGATTACCGACAGCATTGAATACCTCTCAGCGACTGAGGAGGATCGCTACAAGATTGCCCAGGCAAATGCTGTGATTGATGAAGGGGGTAACTTGGTCAACGACTTTGTTACCGCCAGGGTTGGAAGTGAATTCAGTATGGTGCCCAAGGACCAGATTGACTACATCGATGTATCGCCGATCCAACTTGTGTCAGTAGCAGCTTCGCTGATTCCATTCCTCGAACATGATGATGCTAACCGAGCCCTGATGGGTTCGAACATGCAGCGTCAGGGAGTGCCGCTGGTAAAGCCTCAGGCTCCACTGGTTGGGACAGGTATGGAGCATCAAGGGGCACTGGACTCAGGGACCTGCACCATCGCAAGACGAACTGGTATTGTTGACAGTAGTGATGCTTCCCGCATCGTGATTCAAGCAGATGTGGATCTGTCAAGTGTCGATAGCATCGTGCCCAACAATGTCGATATCTATCACCTGATCAAATACCGACGTAGCAATCAAAACACCTGCATCAACCAGCGCCCACTCGTCAAGAAGGGTGATTACGTGAAAGCAGGTGACATCATTGCTGACGGAGCTTCCACAGAGAATGGTGAACTAGCACTAGGACAGAACATCCGGATCGCTTTCATGCCTTGGAATGGCTACAACTTTGAGGATTCCATTACTGTCTCACGGCGTTTATTGCACGAAGATGTCTACACTTCTGTGCATATTGATGTTCTCGATACGGTTGCTCGCGATACGAAGCTTGGCAAGGAGGAAATCACACGTGATATCCCCAACGTAAGCGAAGAGGCGCTGAGAAACCTGGATGAGAGTGGGATTATCCGAATCGGTACCTACGTTCGTCCAGGAGATATTCTAGTCGGCAAGGTCACTCCGAAGGGAGAAACCCAACTCAATCCTGAAGAAAAACTGCTTCGAGCAATTTTTGGTGAGAAGGCAGGTGATGTCCGAGATACCTCCTTGCGTGTGTCACAAAGTATGGAAGGTGTTGTCACGGATGTGATTGTCTTCAACCGTGAAGGTGTGGAACGAGATGAGCGGACGCGCCAGATTGAAAAGGACAGGCTGCGCCACTACGAGAAGGATCATCAGGATGAGGTTCGCATCATCCGCAAGAACTTGCTGGATCGAGTCTGCTCAATTGCCAGCGGACAAGCTCTAGGAGAAGATCTGCGCAACATGCAGGGTGAGGTTTTGGTTCCTGCAGGAACAGAACTCACTCGTGAAGCGATTGAGAAAGTTCCCTTTATGCGTGGAGCTATTGATGAGATGCAGATGGAAGACGCCTCAACCAACAACAAGGTTCAGACGCTGATCCACAATGCGTTGCAGCAGAAAGAAATGATGGACAACGTCTTTGAGGATCGTTGTGAAAAGTTGTCCAAGGGTGATGATCTGCCTCCGGGTGTGATTCGGATGGTCAAGGTCTATATTGCCACCAAGCGCAAGCTCTCTGTCGGTGACAAGATGGCTGGCCGGCACGGAAACAAGGGTGTTGTCTCCACAGTGCAGCCCATCGAAAACATGCCTTACATGGAAGATGGAACTTCAGTGGACATCGTACTCAACCCACTTGGGGTGCCATCCAGGATGAACATTGGCCAGGTCCTAGAGACACACCTAGGACGTGTGGCTTCAGGATTGGGTAGCAAAATCGAGGAAATGCTCGAGAAGCAGCAACCTGTCAAGAAGCTGCGTGAGTTCATCAATCAAATCTATGAGTCCAAAGTTGCTCAGGAGCACTTGGGAGCAATGAGTGATGATGACTTCCTCGAATTCATGAAGCGTTACAAATTAGGCGTTCATATGTCAACCCCCGTGTTTGATGGGGCGAAAGAGAATGATATTCAACGGATGGCTGATTTGGCGGAATTAAATCACTCTGGCCAAGTCTGGCTCCATGATGGATTAACCGGAGAGCGTTTCAGCCAGAAGGTAACAGTCGGTTATGCCTACATCATGAAGCTGCATCACTTGGTGGACGAGAAGATTCATGCTCGCTCAATTGGTCCATACTCACTGGTGACTCAGCAACCTCTGGGTGGTAAGGCGCAATTTGGTGGGCAGCGCTTTGGTGAGATGGAGGTCTGGGCCTTGGAAGCATATGGTGCAGCTCATACTCTGCAGGAATTGCTGACGGTCAAATCCGATGACGTCTATGGTCGTAACAAGATCTACGAAGCGATCGTCAAGGGACGTCACCAGGTTGAATCTGGCCTCCCTGAATCCTTCAAGGTTCTCATTAGCGAACTCAAGAGTCTTTGTCTGAATATCGAATTACTACAAGAAGTCGACTCAGACGAGGAAGAAGCAAATACGGAATCAGTCAGCCGCAGTGAGAAGGCTGCTGTCTCTGAAGAAATCTGAGCCGACCTGGTTTATCCGGTAATCGTAATCCCAACCCCCATCCGGAGGCAGAATGGCGTTTGGTAATATGTTTGAAATCGCGGAAGATCCCAAAAATTATTCCGCAGTCCGCATCAAGATCGCGACCAGTGAAGATGTGATTTCCTGGTCTTTTGGTGAAGTGAAGACCTCAGAGACCATCAACTACCGGACCTTCAAGCCGGAGCGTGATGGTTTGTTCTGTGGCAAGATCTTTGGTCCAATCCACGACTACGAGTGCATTTGCGGCAAGTACAAGCGGATGAAACACCGCGGTATCACCTGTGAAAAATGTGGAGTCGAGGTGATTGAGTCCAAGGTGCGCCGGGAGCGTATGGGCCACATCAAGCTGGCCACTCCTGTGTCTCACGTCTGGTTCCTTAAGGGTGTTCCCAGTCGAATTGCCACCTTGCTGGAAATGACACTACGGGACTTGGAGCGAGTCCTCTATTTTGATGCTTACATCGTCATGGACCCAGGTGGCTCGGAGATTGAGAAATTAAGCATCGTCGAAGAAGAACAAGCAATTGAGCTGAAGGATAAATTCCCAGAGTTGGAACTGGGAATGGGTGCAGAGTCAGTACGCATGCTGATGCGTGAAATGGATCTCGAGGAGTTGGACAATCAACTGCGCGAGGAACTCCGCTCCGTGAACTCGGAGACACGCCGCAAGCGCATTGCCAAGCGGCTGAATATTGTGAGTTCGCTACTGCATTCCGGTAACTCTGTGGATGCAATGATCGTTGATACTCTGCCGGTTCTTCCTCCAGAATTGCGACCATTGGTGCCACTGGAAGGTGGGCGGTTTGCGACAAGCGACCTCAATGATCTGTATCGTCGAGTGATTCATAGAAATAATCGCCTGAAGCGTCTGATCGAACTGCGTGCACCGAGCATTATCGTCAAAAATGAGAAGCGGATGCTTCAGGAATCAGTCGATGCGCTCTTTGACAATGGTCGTCGAGGACGTCCGATGGTTGGTTCCAACAAGCGTCCATTGAAATCCTTGAGTGACATGCTCAAGGGCAAGCAGGGCCGTTTCCGTCAGAACCTGCTTGGTAAGCGTGTTGACTACTCGGGCCGGACCGTAATTGTCGTAGGGCCGACCTTGAAGCTACATCAGTGTGGCCTGCCCAAGGTAATGGCGCGAGAGCTGTTTAAACCGTTTATTTTCCACAAGCTGATCGACTATCAGGAAATTCACACAATCAAGATGGCCAAGAAGAAGCTGGAGGAGAATAGTCCTCGGGTCTGGGCCATTCTGGAAGAAGCGGTCCGCGAGCATCCGGTACTGCTCAACCGCGCACCGACCCTCCACCGGCTAGGAATTCAGGCTTTTGAGCCAGTACTGATTGAAGGCAAGGCGATTCAACTGCACCCGTTAGTCTGTACGGCATTCAACGCAGACTTTGACGGAGACCAGATGGCGGTACACGTCCCGCTGTCTGTGGAAGCACAGTTGGAAGCCAAGATTCTAATGATGTCCACTAACAATGTCCTCTCTCCTTCAAACGGCAAACCGTTGATGACACCAACGCAGGACATGGTGCTTGGACTCTACTGGATTACGCGTGAGACAGAAGGTGTCCGAGGAGAGAACAAAATTTTCTCAAATCGGCAGGAAGTGGTCACAGCTTATGATCACGGTAAGGTTGACCTGCATGCCAAGATTCATGTGCGTCTGAATCCGGGTGAGGCCTTAGTAGAAACGACAGTTGGACGAGCCACCCTCTCATTGATTGTGCCGGAAGAAGTTCCCTACTCTGCGATCAATCGGCAGTTGAAGAAGAAGCAAATGGCCGAGTTGATTGACACGGCATATCGAACGGCTGGGAACATCAAGACTGTTCGCATGCTAGACGAAATGAAGAACTTAGGCTATCGCTTTGCGACCAGAGCCGGTTTCTCAATCAGCATGATGGACATGGTGATTCCTGAGGAAAAGCAGGATCTGCTCTCCCGTGCCCAATTGGAGATTAACCGAATCCATACTGAATATCAGGAAGGAGCGATCACTGATGGTGAACGCTACAATCAGGTCATCGATGTCTGGGCTAAGACGACAGAAAAAATCGCGGAGAAGATGCTAGGTGGTCTCTCAAAGGGAATGGTCGACACAGAGGATCAGACCGAGAAGGTCAACTCCATTTTCATGATGGCAGATTCAGGAGCCCGTGGTAGCAACCAGCAGATGAAACAGTTGGCGGGTATGCGTGGATTGATGGCGAAGCCTTCGGGTGAAATTATTGAGACACCGATCCTCGCAAACTTCCGGGAAGGCCTGAACGTCTTGGAATACTTCATTTCCACCCACGGTGCCCGCAAAGGATTGGCAGATACAGCCCTGAAGACAGCGAACTCAGGTTATTTGACCAGACGACTAGTGGATGTGGCGCAGGATACAGTCATCACTCAGCACGACTGTGGTACGTTGGATGGAATCGATATGACTGCCTTGATCGAGTCTGGTGAGATCATCGAAGGGCTCGGAGATCGTGTGCTTGGTCGTGTAGCTTTAGAAGACGTGATTGATCCGCTGGATGAGAACAACGTGATTGTCGAAGCTGGACAGGAACTCACGGAAGCTGAAGTCAAGCTGATCGAAGAGGCAGGTATTGAAAAAGTTCGTGTACGTTCAATTCTAACCTGTATTGCTGCTCATGGTGCTTGTCGGCTTTGTTATGGACGTGACTTGGCCCATGGTCATTTGGTCAACATGGGTGAATCTGTTGGGGTAATTGCTGCTCAAAGTATCGGTGAGCCAGGTACACAGTTGACAATGCGAACTTTCCACATTGGTGGAACTGCAAGTCGACGAGCAGAGCAGAACACTTGGGATGCACGCTTCAGCGGAATTCTTCGTTTCGAAGATCTCAAGGAAGTACGTGACAGAGACAACAACCTGATCGTCCTTGGGCGGCGTGGTGAAGCCGTTATCGTCGATCAGCAGGGTCGGGAAAAAGAGCGACGTCCTTTGCCTTTAGGGGCCAAGCTACGCAAAACTGCTGGGGATGAGGTGGCTCAAGGTGATACGATTGCTGAGTGGGATCCCTTCTCCATTCCGATCATCACGGATGTGAGTGGCTTCGTCAAATTTGTTGATCTGGAAGAAGGAGAGACCTTCAGGGAGCAGGTAGATGAAGTGACAAACCTGTCCCGTCGGGTGGTTAAAGAATCACCCAATCACGAGAAACGCCCAAGAATTCTGATCATGGATGCTGATGGCAATACTGTGATGAGAGACAACGAGACACAAGCAGAATTCTCCTTGCCAATCAAATCAGAATTGGCAGTAGAGCATGGACGTGAAGTCCATGCTGGAGAAACTCTTGCGAAGATTCCTCGTGAATTGGCGAAGAACAAAGATATCACTGGAGGACTACCACGAGTTGCCGAACTATTCGAAGCACGCGTCCCTAAGGATCAGGCGATCATCAGCGAGATTGATGGAATCGTGGAATACGGTGCTGACATGAAGAAAAAGCAGCGCCTGGTCATTCGTCCGGAAGATAGCAAGGGTGAGGAGAAAGAGTATCTGGTTCCTCGAGGACGTCACGTTACCGTGCATGTTGGCGAATTTGTGCGTGCTGGTGATCCATTGATTGACGGCTCTCCAAACCCACATGATATTCTTGCGGTCAAGGGAACCAAGGCTCTGCAGAATTACTTGGTGAACGAGGTGCAGCAAGTCTACCGACTGCAAGGGGTTACCATCAATGACAAGCACATTGAAGTAATTGTGCGCCAAATGCTGCGCCAGGTTTATGTTGAAGATGCAGGTGAATCGACCTTCCTGATTGGAGAAATCATCTCGAAGAATGAATTCAACAAACAGAATCAGAAGTTGTTGGAAGAAGGACGAGCGCCTGCCCGTTCCAAGCCGATCCTCCAAGGGATCACTAAGGCTTCTTTAAGTACGGATTCCTTCATTTCAGCAGCATCTTTCCAAGAGACAACCAAAGTCCTGACAGACGCTGCGCTCTCTGGGAAGCATGATCTCTTCCGTGGACTCAAGGAGAACGTGATCCTTGGCCGATTGATCCCTGCGGGTACCGGCTACAACATGTTCCGCAATATGGAATATGAAGTTGATGGTGAAATGGCTCAGACACCTCCTCAGGTTTCAGAAACTGCTCTTTAAGCTTGATCGGGCCGAATAGGCCTGATCCCTGACTTGTTACACTGGAGACTCTGCATGCAAGCCCAACTTCGGGAACAGTGCGCAAACACCATCCGGCTCTTGGCTGCAGATATGGTACAGTCCGCCAACAGCGGTCACCCCGGTGCACCGATGGGCTTGGCGGATATTACCCTGGCGTTATGGACGGAGTTTCTGCGCTATAATCCTGATCAGCCAGATTGGGTGAATCGAGATCGGTTTGTCCTTTCTGCAGGTCATGCCTCGGCTTTGCTTTACGTGATGCTGCACTTGGCTGGCTATGATTTGCCAATGGAGGAACTGAAGCGGTTTCGCCAGTGGGACAGTCGGACACCTGGACATCCAGAGTTTCGACTGACAGATGGTGTAGAATGCACAACGGGGCCACTGGGTGCAGGGTTTAGCAATGGAGTGGGGATGGCGTTAGCTGCCAAGATGCATGCTGCCCGCTACAACGATCAAGACTTCCCTCTTATCACAGCTAACATCTATGTCCTGTGTAGCGATGGAGACCTGCAGGAGGGTGTGTCTGCAGAATCTGCTGCCTTGGCAGGGCACTTGGGTCTGGGGAACCTGATTGTGATTTATGACAGCAATCAGATCACCATCGCGGGAAATGCCCGCTTAGCAATGAGTGAAAATGTTGGACAGCGCTTTGAAGCCTATGGATGGCACGTTCAGCACTGTAATGGACACGATCACGACCAAATTGTGCAGGCTGTCGAAGCTGCGCGAGTTGAGGGGAGTAAGCCTTCTCTAATTATTGCTAAAACTACAATCGGCAAAGGCTCTCCAAACAAGCAAGGGACGTCTGATATTCATGGGTCCCCACTGGGTGATGAAGAACTGGCTGCTACAAGAGAGGCATTTGGCTGGGAGCATAGTGAACAATTCTATGTGCCAGATGAGGTTCGAGAAGTTTTCGCTAACCGAAAGGCGAAAAACATTGAAGAATACGAGCACTGGCAGGAACTCTTTAGTCAGTGGCAATCCGCTCATCCAGAAAAAGCTAAAATCTGGAACCAACACTGGGAGCCTCCTTACGGCGAAGATCAATTACTCGAAGAATTGA
Proteins encoded:
- the rpoC gene encoding DNA-directed RNA polymerase subunit beta' translates to MAFGNMFEIAEDPKNYSAVRIKIATSEDVISWSFGEVKTSETINYRTFKPERDGLFCGKIFGPIHDYECICGKYKRMKHRGITCEKCGVEVIESKVRRERMGHIKLATPVSHVWFLKGVPSRIATLLEMTLRDLERVLYFDAYIVMDPGGSEIEKLSIVEEEQAIELKDKFPELELGMGAESVRMLMREMDLEELDNQLREELRSVNSETRRKRIAKRLNIVSSLLHSGNSVDAMIVDTLPVLPPELRPLVPLEGGRFATSDLNDLYRRVIHRNNRLKRLIELRAPSIIVKNEKRMLQESVDALFDNGRRGRPMVGSNKRPLKSLSDMLKGKQGRFRQNLLGKRVDYSGRTVIVVGPTLKLHQCGLPKVMARELFKPFIFHKLIDYQEIHTIKMAKKKLEENSPRVWAILEEAVREHPVLLNRAPTLHRLGIQAFEPVLIEGKAIQLHPLVCTAFNADFDGDQMAVHVPLSVEAQLEAKILMMSTNNVLSPSNGKPLMTPTQDMVLGLYWITRETEGVRGENKIFSNRQEVVTAYDHGKVDLHAKIHVRLNPGEALVETTVGRATLSLIVPEEVPYSAINRQLKKKQMAELIDTAYRTAGNIKTVRMLDEMKNLGYRFATRAGFSISMMDMVIPEEKQDLLSRAQLEINRIHTEYQEGAITDGERYNQVIDVWAKTTEKIAEKMLGGLSKGMVDTEDQTEKVNSIFMMADSGARGSNQQMKQLAGMRGLMAKPSGEIIETPILANFREGLNVLEYFISTHGARKGLADTALKTANSGYLTRRLVDVAQDTVITQHDCGTLDGIDMTALIESGEIIEGLGDRVLGRVALEDVIDPLDENNVIVEAGQELTEAEVKLIEEAGIEKVRVRSILTCIAAHGACRLCYGRDLAHGHLVNMGESVGVIAAQSIGEPGTQLTMRTFHIGGTASRRAEQNTWDARFSGILRFEDLKEVRDRDNNLIVLGRRGEAVIVDQQGREKERRPLPLGAKLRKTAGDEVAQGDTIAEWDPFSIPIITDVSGFVKFVDLEEGETFREQVDEVTNLSRRVVKESPNHEKRPRILIMDADGNTVMRDNETQAEFSLPIKSELAVEHGREVHAGETLAKIPRELAKNKDITGGLPRVAELFEARVPKDQAIISEIDGIVEYGADMKKKQRLVIRPEDSKGEEKEYLVPRGRHVTVHVGEFVRAGDPLIDGSPNPHDILAVKGTKALQNYLVNEVQQVYRLQGVTINDKHIEVIVRQMLRQVYVEDAGESTFLIGEIISKNEFNKQNQKLLEEGRAPARSKPILQGITKASLSTDSFISAASFQETTKVLTDAALSGKHDLFRGLKENVILGRLIPAGTGYNMFRNMEYEVDGEMAQTPPQVSETAL
- a CDS encoding transketolase, whose protein sequence is MQAQLREQCANTIRLLAADMVQSANSGHPGAPMGLADITLALWTEFLRYNPDQPDWVNRDRFVLSAGHASALLYVMLHLAGYDLPMEELKRFRQWDSRTPGHPEFRLTDGVECTTGPLGAGFSNGVGMALAAKMHAARYNDQDFPLITANIYVLCSDGDLQEGVSAESAALAGHLGLGNLIVIYDSNQITIAGNARLAMSENVGQRFEAYGWHVQHCNGHDHDQIVQAVEAARVEGSKPSLIIAKTTIGKGSPNKQGTSDIHGSPLGDEELAATREAFGWEHSEQFYVPDEVREVFANRKAKNIEEYEHWQELFSQWQSAHPEKAKIWNQHWEPPYGEDQLLEELIPAVADRVDATRSLSGLVIQQAAKLLPGLVGGSADLEPSTKTLIKNAQSIVPASLDSQVLPDPSFSGRNIHFGIREHAMGSIVNGISLFGGFQVFGSTFLVFSDYMRPSLRLAALSRISSIFVFTHDSYAVGEDGPTHQPIEHAWALRLIPELEVWRPSDALETAAAWAYVLGRDHVFTPAAILL
- the rpoB gene encoding DNA-directed RNA polymerase subunit beta; the protein is MSVTLSNRHRIRRSFGQINPPIEIPNLLKIQLDSFERFLQRNVAPEQRDKRRGLEAVFRSVFPISDYSNSSTLEYVQYRLGEPKHTVEECRVRGVTYACPIRVALRLIVWEKEEGAEEVKQIRDIKEQDIYLGEIPLMTPTGSFIINGTERVIVSQMHKSPGVFFGHDKGKGHSSGKLLYNARLIPQRGSWLDFEFDAKDLLYSRIDRRRKFPATVLLRALGYTDEQLLELFYPAETLDLSACENLETPVEEQTFYRLVDEQVTLDQKATQDILSESGEVLVRANQRIHRRNLNRLMKAGVNRLETNFNEIRGRFLARDVYADDQKIAECNSMVTGELIKRLLEKDVQQVSLLYISPPTTAGPSFRDTLELDRSISPEQSLIELYKKMKPGDPPTLDAAQNMLQNFFFSEDRYSLSPVGRLKINEKLRVEEPLDKVVLTRQDILESVKYLLLLREGNARTLIDDIDHLGNRRVRSVGELLETQFRIGLIRMERTIKERMSLQDAETMMLHDIVNAKPVAGAIHEFFGSSQLSQFMDQTNPLSEITHKRRLSALGPGGLTRERAGFDVRDVHSSHYGRICPIETPEGPNIGLIASLATYAQVNSYGFLETPYRKVEQGKITDSIEYLSATEEDRYKIAQANAVIDEGGNLVNDFVTARVGSEFSMVPKDQIDYIDVSPIQLVSVAASLIPFLEHDDANRALMGSNMQRQGVPLVKPQAPLVGTGMEHQGALDSGTCTIARRTGIVDSSDASRIVIQADVDLSSVDSIVPNNVDIYHLIKYRRSNQNTCINQRPLVKKGDYVKAGDIIADGASTENGELALGQNIRIAFMPWNGYNFEDSITVSRRLLHEDVYTSVHIDVLDTVARDTKLGKEEITRDIPNVSEEALRNLDESGIIRIGTYVRPGDILVGKVTPKGETQLNPEEKLLRAIFGEKAGDVRDTSLRVSQSMEGVVTDVIVFNREGVERDERTRQIEKDRLRHYEKDHQDEVRIIRKNLLDRVCSIASGQALGEDLRNMQGEVLVPAGTELTREAIEKVPFMRGAIDEMQMEDASTNNKVQTLIHNALQQKEMMDNVFEDRCEKLSKGDDLPPGVIRMVKVYIATKRKLSVGDKMAGRHGNKGVVSTVQPIENMPYMEDGTSVDIVLNPLGVPSRMNIGQVLETHLGRVASGLGSKIEEMLEKQQPVKKLREFINQIYESKVAQEHLGAMSDDDFLEFMKRYKLGVHMSTPVFDGAKENDIQRMADLAELNHSGQVWLHDGLTGERFSQKVTVGYAYIMKLHHLVDEKIHARSIGPYSLVTQQPLGGKAQFGGQRFGEMEVWALEAYGAAHTLQELLTVKSDDVYGRNKIYEAIVKGRHQVESGLPESFKVLISELKSLCLNIELLQEVDSDEEEANTESVSRSEKAAVSEEI